Proteins from a genomic interval of Oryctolagus cuniculus chromosome 8, mOryCun1.1, whole genome shotgun sequence:
- the UBE2D3 gene encoding ubiquitin-conjugating enzyme E2 D3 isoform X20: MALKRINKNDSPYQGGVFFLTIHFPTDYPFKPPKVAFTTRIYHPNINSNGSICLDILRSQWSPALTISKVLLSICSLLCDPNPDDPLVPEIARIYKTDRDKYNRLAREWTEKYAML; encoded by the exons aatgACAGCCCATATCAAGGCGGTGTATTCTTTTTGACAATTCATTTTCCTACAGACTACCCCTTCAAACCACCTAAG gttGCATTTACAACAAGAATTTATCATCCAAATATTAACAGTAATGGCAGCATTTGTCTCGATATTCTAAGATCACAGTGGTCTCCTGCTTTAACTATTTCTAAAG TTCttttatccatttgttcactGCTATGTGATCCAAACCCAGATGACCCCCTAGTGCCAGAGATTGCACGGATCTATAAAACAGACAGAGATAA GTACAATAGGTTAGCAAGAGAGTGGACAGAGAAATACGCTATGTTGTAG
- the UBE2D3 gene encoding ubiquitin-conjugating enzyme E2 D3 isoform X17: MALKRINKNDSPYQGGVFFLTIHFPTDYPFKPPKVAFTTRIYHPNINSNGSICLDILRSQWSPALTISKVKPPTQKTDGKKVFLTWGISKTFGIVLLSICSLLCDPNPDDPLVPEIARIYKTDRDKYNRLAREWTEKYAML, translated from the exons aatgACAGCCCATATCAAGGCGGTGTATTCTTTTTGACAATTCATTTTCCTACAGACTACCCCTTCAAACCACCTAAG gttGCATTTACAACAAGAATTTATCATCCAAATATTAACAGTAATGGCAGCATTTGTCTCGATATTCTAAGATCACAGTGGTCTCCTGCTTTAACTATTTCTAAAG TAAAACCACCCACACAAAAAACTGATGGGAAGAAAGTTTTCCTGACATGGGGCATTTCCAAAACTTTTGGAATAG TTCttttatccatttgttcactGCTATGTGATCCAAACCCAGATGACCCCCTAGTGCCAGAGATTGCACGGATCTATAAAACAGACAGAGATAA GTACAATAGGTTAGCAAGAGAGTGGACAGAGAAATACGCTATGTTGTAG